The Saprospiraceae bacterium genome includes a window with the following:
- a CDS encoding OmpH family outer membrane protein: MNRLIVIIAFLAFSMSEGIAQKFGYINSQELISLLPEVQEANSEIEVMKGMFSKKGQEMVAVLRTKYQDLQKKQASGEIAPMVLEKEAATLKAEEQKIAEFEQSSQQKVVQKSEELYLPIQEKVNTAIKEVAAENGFLYIFDMASGIVIYADESTNVTTLVKTKLGIKI; encoded by the coding sequence ATGAACAGATTAATAGTCATTATTGCTTTTTTAGCTTTCTCAATGTCTGAGGGAATCGCACAAAAATTTGGTTATATAAATTCTCAGGAGCTCATTTCTCTACTTCCGGAAGTACAGGAAGCTAATTCTGAAATTGAAGTAATGAAGGGGATGTTTAGCAAGAAAGGACAGGAAATGGTAGCTGTGCTGAGAACTAAATATCAGGACTTACAGAAAAAACAGGCATCCGGAGAGATTGCGCCTATGGTCCTGGAAAAAGAAGCAGCGACATTGAAGGCTGAGGAGCAAAAAATAGCCGAGTTTGAGCAATCAAGCCAACAAAAAGTAGTTCAAAAAAGTGAAGAATTATACTTACCAATCCAGGAAAAAGTAAATACTGCAATAAAAGAAGTGGCAGCTGAAAACGGATTTCTGTATATTTTTGATATGGCATCCGGTATTGTTATCTATGCGGATGAATCTACGAATGTAACAACCCTTGTCAAAACCAAATTGGGCATCAAAATTTAG
- a CDS encoding BlaI/MecI/CopY family transcriptional regulator, which translates to MQKLTKAEEEIMQLFWDKGPSLVSALIEEMPEPKPPHSSVSSIVRILEKKGFVDHKTYGKTYEYFPIISKKEYSRFSLSKLISNYFEGSANELVSFLVKENDLTLSELEKIKSELSSK; encoded by the coding sequence ATGCAAAAATTAACCAAAGCAGAAGAAGAAATTATGCAGTTATTCTGGGACAAAGGTCCGTCACTTGTCAGTGCTCTGATTGAAGAAATGCCGGAACCAAAGCCACCGCACTCATCGGTTTCTTCTATCGTAAGAATTCTGGAGAAAAAAGGATTTGTAGATCATAAGACTTACGGAAAGACCTACGAATATTTCCCCATCATCAGCAAAAAGGAATATTCCAGATTTTCTCTATCCAAACTTATCAGCAACTACTTTGAAGGTTCTGCAAATGAACTGGTTTCTTTTCTCGTGAAAGAGAATGACCTGACACTTTCAGAATTAGAAAAAATAAAAAGTGAATTATCTTCAAAATAA
- a CDS encoding polysaccharide deacetylase family protein — protein MKSSDIIIVADGISPRLEYVLNFIFSETLELKYDLILLENLFESDNRLTIYYGQKASGKFNIQIPAVDLLYENDIRVFDLKTEIQNSLPVLFPVSGNEKFDFNHDLFALVFYSLTRYEEYLPFEGDCLGRFPATKSIAYHAGFLNIPLVDHWIQKLSDLLPKHLTGSNYQKKYRLLPTIDIDQAWAFSFKGVRNAGGFLKDILNRDTGNFKKRLNAIRNPDKDPFNTYGILNELHRFYGYRPHFFFLMAEKTSEYDKNHAPQNPNFRKLIQSINQNYTVGIHPSIQSSNSLLLLKKEIESLGRIIGSDLHDSRQHFIKLHFPDTYRNLIECGIKQDFSMGYPDHIGYRASTGYSFYWFDLKANAATNLQITPFQIMDVTLKNYMKLTSEEAKSDIGILIENARSVNSPITAIWHNSSLDEEGDWSGWVEVYVYLLSQGL, from the coding sequence TTGAAAAGTTCAGACATAATTATCGTTGCTGACGGCATTTCTCCAAGACTGGAATATGTGCTGAATTTTATTTTTTCAGAGACTCTGGAATTGAAATATGACCTGATTCTATTAGAAAATTTATTTGAATCAGATAATAGGCTTACGATATATTATGGTCAAAAGGCATCAGGAAAGTTTAATATTCAGATTCCTGCTGTAGATCTTTTATATGAAAATGACATAAGAGTATTTGATTTAAAGACAGAAATTCAGAATTCTCTACCGGTTTTGTTTCCTGTATCGGGTAATGAAAAATTTGATTTCAACCATGATCTTTTTGCTTTGGTGTTTTACTCTCTGACGAGATATGAAGAGTATCTGCCTTTTGAAGGGGATTGTCTGGGTAGGTTTCCGGCGACAAAAAGTATAGCATATCATGCCGGTTTTTTGAATATTCCACTTGTGGATCATTGGATTCAGAAATTATCAGATTTATTGCCAAAGCATCTGACAGGCAGCAATTATCAAAAGAAATACAGACTACTTCCTACCATTGATATCGATCAGGCTTGGGCTTTTAGTTTTAAAGGTGTCAGAAATGCGGGTGGTTTTTTGAAAGACATATTGAATAGGGATACCGGAAATTTTAAAAAGAGACTGAATGCCATTCGCAATCCTGATAAAGACCCATTTAATACTTATGGAATTCTGAATGAATTGCATCGCTTTTATGGATACCGTCCGCACTTTTTCTTTCTGATGGCAGAAAAAACAAGCGAGTATGATAAAAATCATGCTCCCCAAAATCCAAATTTCAGGAAACTGATTCAATCCATAAACCAAAATTATACTGTCGGCATCCATCCATCGATTCAGTCTTCAAATTCATTACTTCTTCTGAAAAAGGAGATTGAATCATTGGGCCGGATTATCGGTTCAGATTTACACGATTCACGTCAGCATTTTATCAAGCTTCATTTTCCGGATACGTATCGTAATTTGATTGAATGTGGTATAAAGCAGGATTTTTCTATGGGATACCCGGATCATATCGGATACAGGGCATCCACAGGTTATTCTTTTTATTGGTTTGATTTGAAGGCAAACGCAGCTACTAACCTTCAAATTACACCATTCCAGATCATGGATGTAACTCTTAAAAATTATATGAAGTTAACATCTGAAGAAGCCAAATCTGATATCGGCATCTTGATTGAAAATGCCAGATCTGTCAATTCTCCGATCACTGCCATCTGGCATAATAGTTCTCTGGATGAAGAAGGGGATTGGTCCGGCTGGGTGGAAGTTTATGTTTATCTTTTGTCTCAGGGTTTGTAA
- a CDS encoding inositol monophosphatase yields the protein MEKEALMQLRDKVLKVVNEAAAFINTQSTLIAEIDVTEKGKNSLVSYVDRQSEEILIKGLSSLQSEAGFITEEEMTSQSLKDLTWIIDPLDGTTNFLHDVPCFSISVALYDGSEIILGVVHEVTRQEVFHATKDSGAFMNDTPLSVTNRTSFHDVLIGTGFPYTTDQTVQAHFETLKEILWQTRGIRRLGSAAVDLCYVACGRFGAFYENSLNSYDIAAGALIVKEAGGFISDFKGEEKWLFEGEILATAPQFKDQMLSALRWF from the coding sequence ATGGAAAAAGAAGCTTTAATGCAGTTGCGTGATAAAGTATTAAAAGTAGTAAACGAAGCTGCTGCATTTATTAACACCCAAAGTACTTTAATTGCTGAAATCGATGTAACAGAAAAGGGCAAAAACTCTCTTGTTTCTTATGTGGACAGACAATCCGAAGAGATACTAATCAAAGGATTATCATCATTGCAATCGGAAGCAGGTTTTATTACTGAAGAAGAAATGACCAGCCAATCCTTAAAAGATCTGACCTGGATAATTGATCCCTTGGACGGAACCACCAATTTTTTGCATGATGTACCATGTTTTTCAATAAGTGTGGCATTGTATGACGGAAGCGAAATAATTCTGGGAGTAGTCCATGAAGTAACCCGACAGGAAGTATTTCATGCCACAAAGGACAGCGGAGCATTTATGAACGATACACCACTTTCAGTTACAAACAGGACTTCGTTTCATGATGTATTGATAGGTACCGGATTTCCTTACACAACGGACCAAACTGTTCAGGCACATTTTGAGACCTTAAAGGAAATCTTATGGCAAACGAGAGGAATCCGCAGATTGGGTTCTGCTGCGGTTGATCTTTGTTATGTAGCATGTGGCAGATTCGGGGCATTTTATGAAAACTCTCTCAATTCTTATGATATCGCTGCGGGAGCATTGATTGTGAAAGAGGCCGGAGGATTCATATCTGATTTTAAGGGCGAAGAAAAATGGTTGTTTGAAGGGGAGATATTGGCAACAGCTCCCCAATTTAAAGATCAGATGTTGTCTGCGTTGCGGTGGTTTTAA
- a CDS encoding NifU family protein has protein sequence MEAVKTPVMLYTEQTPNPETLKFVTNKMLYKGTADFKDQAFAEEWSELAKALFQFPYVRGVYICNNFVTVTKEFNYAWEDIMLQLKEFIKAYVSEEKSIINEGFEEAVAKIEADNSEITYTGDEVELVKKIKDLIDTYVKPAVEMDGGNIEFKSFQQGIVTVVLQGSCSGCPSSTVTLKSGIEGMLKRMVPEVKEVVSEMG, from the coding sequence ATGGAAGCAGTGAAAACACCGGTTATGCTTTATACGGAGCAGACCCCCAATCCGGAAACATTAAAATTTGTGACCAATAAAATGCTCTATAAAGGAACGGCGGATTTTAAAGATCAGGCATTTGCAGAAGAGTGGTCCGAACTGGCGAAGGCGCTTTTTCAATTTCCTTATGTTAGAGGCGTTTATATTTGCAATAACTTTGTCACAGTGACAAAAGAATTCAATTATGCATGGGAAGATATCATGCTGCAATTGAAGGAATTTATCAAAGCGTATGTCAGTGAAGAAAAGTCCATTATCAATGAAGGATTTGAAGAAGCAGTAGCTAAAATTGAAGCTGATAATTCAGAAATAACATATACAGGAGACGAAGTCGAACTCGTAAAGAAAATAAAAGACCTGATCGATACCTATGTAAAACCGGCGGTAGAAATGGATGGCGGCAACATCGAGTTTAAATCTTTTCAACAAGGAATAGTGACGGTTGTACTGCAGGGTTCATGCAGTGGCTGCCCGTCTTCCACAGTGACATTAAAATCCGGCATCGAAGGAATGCTTAAGAGGATGGTGCCCGAAGTAAAAGAAGTCGTCTCAGAAATGGGTTAA
- the murI gene encoding glutamate racemase: protein MFKSQSQQQPIGIFDSGIGGLTVANAVHKALPNERIIYFGDTIHLPYGDKSADAIRYYSLRISKFLLEQNCKMIIIACNSASSAAYDLLLDFFEGKALFVNVVDPLVNEVIKNSYKKVGVIATKATINSSIYRNKIKTYNQNIKVNQLATPLLAPMIEEGFYTGNIAHSVIENYLNQPDLEDIDVLLLACTHYPLIKKEINAFYNGKVDVLDSTDVVVQEVKRLLQAEDLFASEKQGEDAFYVSDYTSSFEETAKNFYGEDIRLEVKHIW from the coding sequence GTGTTTAAGAGTCAAAGTCAACAACAGCCTATCGGAATATTTGATTCAGGTATCGGTGGGCTTACCGTCGCAAATGCAGTACATAAAGCTTTGCCTAACGAACGTATCATATATTTTGGCGACACGATACACTTACCTTATGGCGATAAGTCGGCTGATGCAATCAGATATTATTCATTGCGCATCAGCAAATTTCTGCTGGAACAGAATTGCAAAATGATCATTATTGCCTGTAATTCTGCTTCTTCAGCCGCTTACGATTTATTGCTTGACTTTTTTGAAGGGAAGGCATTATTTGTGAATGTTGTGGATCCTCTTGTCAACGAAGTTATTAAAAATTCATATAAAAAAGTTGGCGTTATAGCTACTAAAGCTACTATAAATTCGTCCATCTACCGGAATAAAATAAAAACTTATAATCAGAATATAAAAGTTAATCAATTAGCAACACCCCTTCTTGCACCGATGATAGAAGAGGGATTTTACACTGGCAATATTGCTCACAGTGTGATCGAAAATTATCTGAATCAACCAGATCTCGAAGATATCGATGTATTGTTACTGGCATGTACACACTATCCTTTGATCAAAAAAGAAATTAATGCTTTTTATAACGGCAAAGTGGATGTGCTTGACTCGACAGATGTAGTCGTTCAGGAAGTGAAGCGGCTACTACAGGCTGAAGATCTCTTTGCATCAGAAAAGCAAGGCGAAGACGCTTTTTATGTATCTGATTACACATCTTCATTTGAAGAAACTGCAAAAAACTTTTACGGGGAGGATATAAGACTGGAAGTGAAACATATCTGGTGA
- the lipA gene encoding lipoyl synthase — protein sequence MVELPIITVVSEERKKKPDWLRVKLPIGEDYRKVRTLVDDYKLHTICQSGNCPNMGECWGAGTATFMILGNVCTRSCSFCAVKTGRPNEYDDDEPRRVAEAIFLMQVKHAVITSVNRDELKDRGAEIWYQTIAKVKEISPQTTIETLIPDVKGNWEALERMISAGQEVVSHNMETVESLYRKVRPQAKYSRSLEQIKRTKEYGKRTKSGIMVGLGETQDEVLHIMDDLVAHGCDVLTIGQYLQPTKMHIEVAEYIHPDVFAMYKEAGLSRGFNFVESGPLVRSSYHAERHL from the coding sequence GTGGTAGAATTACCCATCATTACAGTAGTATCAGAAGAGCGGAAGAAAAAACCTGACTGGCTCAGGGTCAAATTACCTATCGGCGAAGATTATCGAAAAGTGCGGACATTGGTGGATGACTATAAGCTGCACACTATCTGTCAAAGTGGAAACTGTCCGAATATGGGCGAATGTTGGGGAGCCGGAACCGCTACTTTTATGATCCTGGGAAATGTTTGTACCCGAAGCTGTTCCTTTTGTGCTGTCAAGACAGGTCGTCCAAATGAATACGATGATGATGAACCAAGGAGAGTCGCAGAAGCTATCTTTCTCATGCAAGTCAAACATGCCGTCATCACTTCTGTCAATAGGGACGAACTCAAAGATCGTGGAGCAGAAATCTGGTATCAGACAATTGCAAAAGTAAAAGAAATCAGCCCACAGACGACTATCGAAACACTCATACCCGATGTTAAAGGAAACTGGGAAGCACTCGAAAGAATGATCAGTGCCGGACAGGAAGTGGTGTCTCACAATATGGAAACAGTAGAAAGTCTGTACAGGAAAGTTCGCCCACAGGCCAAATACAGCAGATCTCTCGAACAGATAAAACGCACAAAAGAATACGGAAAAAGAACCAAGTCTGGTATCATGGTAGGTCTCGGAGAGACGCAGGATGAAGTATTACATATCATGGATGATCTTGTCGCTCACGGATGCGATGTACTGACCATCGGACAATATCTGCAACCCACAAAAATGCACATCGAAGTAGCTGAATATATCCATCCGGACGTTTTTGCGATGTACAAAGAAGCAGGACTCTCCCGTGGATTTAATTTTGTAGAGAGCGGACCTTTAGTAAGGAGTAGTTATCATGCTGAGAGGCATTTGTGA
- a CDS encoding OmpH family outer membrane protein, translating to MKIKNWLPAFIFILATAAFNNTSAQKIIVVDINSVLADLPDYQTAQSELDRVASQWRQEIALEFDKIKSMYNKFQAEQVLLSAEDKIAKEEEIVKKEAEVREMQKQRFGPEGDLFKKRQELVTPIQEKVYAAIEGYAADRGIDIIFDKGGSAGLLFTSQEYDKTADIKKRLNIK from the coding sequence ATGAAAATTAAAAATTGGTTACCTGCATTTATCTTTATTCTGGCAACTGCAGCATTCAACAATACATCTGCACAAAAAATTATAGTGGTTGACATAAATTCAGTACTCGCTGATCTTCCGGATTATCAGACGGCACAATCTGAACTGGATAGAGTCGCATCACAATGGAGACAGGAAATTGCACTGGAATTTGACAAAATTAAAAGTATGTACAATAAATTTCAGGCAGAACAGGTGCTCCTTAGTGCAGAAGATAAAATAGCCAAAGAAGAAGAGATTGTTAAAAAAGAAGCAGAAGTGAGAGAAATGCAAAAACAGCGTTTCGGCCCTGAAGGAGATCTTTTCAAGAAAAGACAGGAATTGGTTACTCCGATTCAGGAAAAAGTTTATGCTGCGATAGAAGGATATGCTGCGGACAGAGGAATTGATATCATATTTGACAAAGGTGGATCAGCAGGATTACTTTTTACAAGTCAGGAATATGATAAAACTGCCGATATCAAAAAGAGATTAAACATTAAATAA
- a CDS encoding acyloxyacyl hydrolase yields MRYLPKCSFITLFFILTTFGGISQSIDLGINWSYAKVIKHSVKNKYTVPPFSQTLEMNMFFQTAGNHAWESYYGRPRIGANVLYVDFGDKNVLGQAIGVFPSIDYYITRKRYFNASFQLGVGVAYLDKIYDRTENPLNNAIGSHWNNITRLNFLVEKRLFSNGSLSAGIHLTHFSNAKTKLPNSGLNIAGLSVGFLYKISDPPEKQEDIKPDPVKGKKWGGDVSGGIGISESSTAGGPRLPSYFINAGVYREVSPFFRIHAGLEYEYNEPIFQFYYHDFDPENIAAKKATHTSFYLTGEMLHDRFAFRFQLGKYLPYPDIRIDKSPVYFKLHLLTYLGNDTWKVRPFGGILLKSHLSVAQYLGFVSGINF; encoded by the coding sequence ATGAGATACCTTCCGAAATGTAGTTTTATCACACTATTTTTTATTTTAACGACCTTTGGCGGAATTAGTCAAAGTATCGATTTAGGTATAAACTGGTCTTACGCAAAGGTTATCAAACATTCTGTAAAAAACAAATACACTGTACCTCCGTTTAGCCAAACATTGGAAATGAATATGTTCTTTCAGACCGCTGGAAATCATGCATGGGAAAGTTATTACGGCAGACCTCGTATAGGAGCAAATGTTTTGTATGTTGATTTTGGTGATAAAAATGTTTTAGGCCAGGCAATCGGAGTATTCCCTTCTATAGATTACTATATAACTCGAAAAAGATATTTTAACGCCAGTTTTCAATTGGGTGTGGGTGTTGCATATCTGGATAAAATCTATGACAGAACCGAAAATCCGCTAAATAATGCCATTGGCTCACATTGGAATAATATTACGAGATTAAATTTTCTGGTAGAAAAACGTTTGTTTTCAAATGGCTCATTATCAGCAGGTATTCATCTGACACATTTCTCCAATGCAAAAACTAAATTACCTAATTCAGGTCTGAATATAGCAGGTCTTTCAGTAGGGTTTTTATATAAAATATCAGATCCACCTGAAAAGCAAGAAGATATAAAACCAGATCCGGTAAAAGGCAAAAAATGGGGTGGTGATGTTTCAGGAGGTATAGGTATTTCTGAATCAAGCACGGCTGGTGGGCCACGTTTGCCCAGCTATTTTATAAATGCAGGTGTTTATAGGGAAGTTTCTCCTTTTTTCAGGATACATGCAGGACTTGAATATGAATATAACGAGCCGATTTTTCAATTTTATTATCATGACTTTGACCCGGAAAATATTGCTGCTAAAAAAGCTACCCATACTTCATTCTATCTGACAGGAGAAATGCTACACGACAGATTTGCTTTCAGATTTCAATTAGGGAAATATTTGCCTTATCCGGATATCAGAATTGATAAATCACCCGTTTATTTTAAATTGCACTTATTGACCTATCTGGGAAATGACACATGGAAAGTAAGACCTTTTGGTGGTATTTTATTAAAATCACATTTATCAGTAGCTCAATATCTTGGTTTTGTTAGCGGAATAAATTTCTAA
- the hutH gene encoding histidine ammonia-lyase, which yields MKTYILSVEKDVSVSEIIHLVENPDIFIALENSVISRVNANRAYLEKRILTTENVHYGINTGFGSLCNVKISDQDLEQLQENLVLSHACGMGEKIPEHICRLILLLKIRNLCYAVSGVRIELIEKLISLYNKNITPVIYEYGSLGASGDLAPLAHLSLVLLGKGHVYYKGTITESEIALEKENIQPIRLKAKEGLALLNGTQFSLAFAAYIVSQSEKLFLLANKIAALSMEAYHCDISPFISSLHRIRPHEGQVKTANYIYNYLKDSELRDEPLVSVQDPYSFRCVPQVHGASYAAIKHASEVVKTEINSVTDNPNVFDLEDMILSGGNFHAQPLALILDYMAIALAELGNISERRVYQLINGDRGLPPFLISEPGLNSGFMIAQYTAASIVSANKQLCTPASIDSIVSSKGQEDHVSMAANAATKCFKILSNLYSLLGIELMTAGQAFDFRRPLKSSTELETLQKVLRAEITFLDQDRLMHDDMVKAESIIKKLIHEIPSEM from the coding sequence ATGAAAACATATATTTTATCGGTAGAAAAAGATGTATCTGTTTCAGAAATCATCCATCTGGTTGAAAATCCGGATATCTTTATTGCATTGGAAAACTCAGTCATTTCACGCGTAAATGCCAACAGAGCTTATCTGGAAAAGAGAATTCTGACAACTGAAAATGTACATTATGGTATCAATACAGGATTTGGTTCACTATGCAATGTAAAAATTTCAGACCAGGATCTTGAACAATTGCAGGAAAATCTGGTACTTTCACACGCCTGTGGGATGGGCGAAAAAATTCCTGAGCACATCTGCAGATTGATATTACTGCTTAAAATCAGAAATCTTTGCTACGCTGTGTCGGGTGTCAGAATTGAATTGATCGAAAAATTAATTTCACTGTATAACAAAAACATTACGCCGGTCATTTATGAATATGGTTCATTGGGTGCATCAGGGGATCTCGCTCCATTGGCACATCTCAGCCTTGTTTTATTGGGGAAAGGGCATGTATATTACAAAGGCACGATTACTGAAAGTGAAATTGCACTTGAAAAAGAAAATATTCAACCTATCCGTTTAAAAGCAAAAGAAGGACTGGCATTGTTAAATGGGACTCAATTTTCATTGGCTTTTGCTGCGTATATTGTCTCTCAGTCAGAAAAGCTATTCCTGCTTGCCAATAAAATTGCTGCATTATCCATGGAAGCCTACCACTGTGATATAAGTCCTTTTATATCGTCTTTGCACCGAATCAGGCCACACGAAGGGCAGGTTAAAACCGCAAATTACATATATAATTACCTGAAAGACAGCGAACTTAGAGATGAACCATTGGTCAGTGTTCAAGACCCCTATTCATTCCGATGTGTTCCTCAGGTGCATGGTGCTTCTTACGCTGCAATAAAACATGCGTCAGAAGTTGTTAAAACAGAAATAAATTCTGTGACTGACAATCCTAATGTGTTTGATCTGGAAGATATGATTCTATCGGGAGGAAATTTTCATGCGCAACCGCTTGCGCTTATTCTGGATTATATGGCGATCGCCCTTGCGGAACTGGGAAATATTTCAGAAAGAAGGGTCTATCAACTGATAAACGGAGACCGGGGATTGCCGCCGTTTTTGATTTCAGAGCCCGGACTCAATTCCGGTTTTATGATAGCGCAATATACAGCTGCCTCTATCGTCAGTGCAAACAAACAGCTCTGCACACCGGCCAGTATTGACTCCATCGTGTCGAGCAAAGGCCAGGAAGATCACGTGAGCATGGCAGCCAATGCCGCTACAAAGTGTTTTAAAATTCTGAGTAATCTGTATTCCCTTCTCGGAATAGAATTGATGACAGCGGGACAGGCATTTGATTTTCGAAGACCTCTCAAAAGCAGTACTGAACTGGAAACTTTGCAAAAAGTACTCAGAGCAGAAATTACATTTTTAGATCAGGATCGACTGATGCATGATGATATGGTAAAAGCGGAATCAATAATCAAAAAACTGATTCATGAGATACCTTCCGAAATGTAG
- a CDS encoding gamma carbonic anhydrase family protein yields the protein MIIKTVNGKTPQFGNDCYLAENSVVAGDVIMGDNCSVWFNAVIRGDVHYIRMGNKVNVQDGAVIHCTYQKHPTNIGNNVSIGHNAIVHGCTVHDDVLIGMGAIVMDNCVIESNSIIAAGAVVTQNTIVESGTIYAGVPAKKVKDISQELIKGEIHRIAENYIKYASWFK from the coding sequence ATGATCATAAAAACTGTAAACGGAAAAACACCTCAATTTGGAAACGATTGTTATCTCGCTGAGAACTCAGTTGTTGCAGGTGATGTCATCATGGGAGACAATTGCAGTGTTTGGTTTAATGCCGTCATTCGGGGAGATGTTCACTATATACGAATGGGAAATAAAGTAAATGTTCAGGATGGGGCAGTGATTCATTGTACCTATCAGAAACATCCCACAAATATCGGAAATAATGTTTCGATTGGTCATAATGCGATTGTACATGGTTGTACTGTTCATGATGACGTGTTGATAGGAATGGGTGCTATTGTGATGGACAATTGTGTCATTGAGAGTAATAGCATCATCGCCGCCGGAGCAGTTGTCACTCAAAATACAATTGTCGAGTCAGGTACTATATATGCAGGCGTTCCGGCAAAAAAAGTAAAAGATATTAGTCAGGAATTAATCAAAGGGGAGATACATCGCATTGCAGAAAATTATATCAAATATGCATCGTGGTTTAAATGA